The genomic DNA CGAACTGTACACCATCGGACAGGTTTCCGAAAAACAGTGCATTCTGGCGTTCAACAATTATAAAGCCACCGAACCCGAAAAGTTCCCCGTCGGGGGCGTGCTGACGCTGAACGAAAATTTCCGTTTCTATCGGTACGTCGATGAAACCTGGATCGCCTCTTACAAATTCGACGGCCCCGTTTCCTACGTGTGGGACGGCGCCGCATGGCAGAACTATGTGGCGGACGCCGACGATTTCGAACTTGCGAAAACCGAACTCGTCGTGCCCAAGGGCGCGTCGTTCTCGCCCGACGTAAAACTGCTGCCGGAGGGCTCCTTTGCAACATTGTCGATGACTTCTTCCGCTGCCGATATCGTGGCGGTCGAGGGCGGCAAACTGGTCGCGAAAAACGTGGGCAATGCGGAGATCACTTTGAAACTCGGCGATAAGACGAAAGTTTTGAAAGTCAACGTCAAGGCGCCCGATTCCGTTTCGCTCGTCGTCGCAAACGACCGCACCTTCTACGTTGCGCAAAACGGAACTTTCGACGTTTCCAAAGTCAAAGTGCAGATCGATTACGGCGACGGCTTTTTAAGCGACGAGATCGCGCTTACCGACGCGACCGCCGTGTTTACGCTGGATACCGCCTCGGCGGGCAGGAAGAACGTCGAGATCGAATGCACGCTCAAAGTCAACGGCGTGGATATCGAGGCCAAAGTGACCGTTTCCGTCGACGTACAGCCTGTCGTGGAAACCTATCCCGATAACCTCACCTGCAACGACGACAACGCGTGGTCGGGCACGACGATCCTCATCTACTTCCAGAAAACTTTCCCCAACCAGGCGAACGTATACCCCAAAGATCTGACCGAAGAGGAAGGCAAGACGATCACCGATTTCGTGACCTATACCCGCGAAGGCGCCACGGTCACGGTGGATAACCCCGGATATCTCACGAATATGCTCGCGTTCACGCCGAAAATCGACGGCGTAGCGATCACCGAATACAAAACGGGCGACACGATCACCCTCAAAAAGGGGCTGTGTTTCTATAAATGGTTCGGGGAAACGGACGGCACCAACACGCCCAAGGGCGACGGCGATTTCGTAAAAGTGGGCGAGATCAAATACGACGTCGTCATCCGATACAACGCGCAGGGTAAATTTGCCTGGAACATCGCGCCCGCCGACGGCAGGGTATTGGAAGAGATCGTCGAAGTGGGCCTGGGCGAAACGCACGCCTCCAACGTGGAAACGATCCCTTCTTACGCCACCAACGGCGAATGGTTCTTTACCGAAGAAAACGACAAGATCGCGAAAGTCAACGCCAACGGGCTGATCAGCGGCAAGGGCATCGGAGAAACCACCGTGACCGCCACTTTGAAGACTTCCGACGGCACGATCGTCAAAACGGTCACCTACAAAGTAAAAGTCACCGACGCGGTCGCGGGGCTGAAACTCACTTCCGACAAGGCGATCCGCTTAGACTTGGGAGCCGAACTCGACGTCGCTTCGCTCATCGAAAAATTCGGACTGAAAGGCACGGTAGTGCTCGCGTCGGGCGCCGAAGGCGACAGCGTGGATCTTACCAAAGCGCGCGTGACGGGCTACGACGCCGATACCTCGGGCGAACAGACGCTTACGTTCCGCTTAACGGTGGACGGCAAGTCTGTTACGGGCACGATTGCGATCCAGGTCGGCAAGGCGGGCGGCTGCGGCTCCAGCGTGGCTGCGGTTTCGTCGGCAGCGGCGGCGCTCCTTTTGGGCGCGGCGGCGATCGTCCTTTTGAAAAAGAAAAAAGCATAAATAACGTTTTGTCCGAGGCGCGGTTTTTTCCGCGCTTCGGATGAAAATTCGGGTACGGCAATGGAAATTTACGATTTAAGAACGGAAGGGCGGCAGGAGCCCCTCGGCATCGACGCGGCGCATCCCGCGTTTTCCTGGAAGATACGCGGCGAGAACGTCTTTCAGCAGACGTACAGGATCCGCGTCGACTATTCCGAAGAAGCGGCTTTGTCGAAAACAGGAGAAGCCTGGGACAGCGGTACGATCGTATCCGACGCAACGTCCGGGGTATGCTACGAGGGAACGCCGCTGAAAGAGCACGGGCAGTATGTTTGGACGGTGGAGGTCAACGGCGCGCTTTCTTCTCCCGCGCGGTTCGAAGTTTCCTATCTCGGAGAACCGATGCCCTGCGCGCGCTGGATCGGCATGCCGCTCTCGTACGCGGGCGGCACGGACGTCGTCCGGCTGGACTTTTCGGCGCGCAAACCCGTGCGCCGCGCCCGTTTTTATGTGGCTGCGCTCGGCACGGGGCGCTGCTATTGCAACGGTAAACTCGCGGAGGACAGTTACTTTAACGGTTCCGTATCCGTCTATCGGAAAAAAGTATATTACAGCGTGTACGCGCCCGAGATACGGGAGGGGCGCAACGCCCTTTGCATGGAGATAGGCTACGGCTTTTACGGCGCAAAAAAAATGAAGGGCGAACTGTTCGTCGAGTACGCGGACGGCTCTTGCGAAACCGTTCCTACCGTGGCGGGCAGACTGTGGAACGTGACGGGCGGCGCGGTGACGGAAAACAGCATTTACGGCGGAGAAGTGTACGACGCGCGGCGCGAACGCGATTGGTTTTCGCCCGATTACGCGGTGAGCACTTCGGAATTCGTCGCGGCGTATTGTACGGATGCGCCCGAAGGAAAACTTTGTTCCAATCCTTTGCCGCCCGTCGCGGTGAGCGAAAGTTTCGCGCCGCTCTATGTGCGCGGCATGGGCGGAGGCAGGTATCTCGCGGACGCGGGCAAAAATATCTCGGGACGGCTGAAAATCACCGTTCGGGCGGAGCGCGGTGCGAAGATCACGCTGCGGTATGCGGAAATTATAAGCGGTGAAAGTCGGGTGAACCGCGCGAACCTGCGCACGGCGAAAAGCCGCGACGTATATATCGCCGCGGGGAAGGAAGAGGAAACGTACGCGCCCTGTTTCACCTATCACGGATTCCGTTACGCCGAGATCGTGACGGAAGGAAACGTGGAGATCCTCGGCGTGACGGCGCAGCAGATGCGCACCGCAGTGACGCCGGCGGGCGAATTCGCCTGTTCCGACGAGTGCCTGTCCCGCCTGCATGAAATGGCTTTTTTGACGGAGGCGAACAATTTGCACGGCGTATTCACCGACTGTCCCCAGCGCGACGAGCGGCTCGGCTGGCTCAACGATTTGTCGTCGCGCGTGTTCGAATCGGTATGTAATTTCGATCTGTCCGTCTTTCTTCCCAATTTCGTGGATATGATCTCCGACTCGCAGGACGATACGGGCGCATTCGGCGATACCGTGCCCTTTACCGTCGGTTCGGACACGGCGGACGCGGTGGACGCGTTTCAGTTGCTCGCGCTCGTCGCCTATGGCTTTTACGGCGATCGGCGGGTGCTGGAAAAGAATTACGAAAGTTTTTGCCGCTGGAACGAAAAACTCGCAGGATTCGTGAAGGGCGGCGTGTGCGAATGGGGCATATACGGCGACTGGTGCCCCGCGTTCGCCTATTCCAACGGCGGCGACGGCACCCATTCCGCGATGGTCACGCCCAAATTCATGGGCGCGGCATATTATCTGTGGAACCTCTCCCTTACGCAGAAGATCGCAGAAATTTTAGGAAAAAACGAGGACGCGGAGCGCTGGGGCGCGCTTTTCGCGGAGGGCAAGCGCGCGTTTTTCGAAAAGTACGTCAAAGACGGCGTAATCGGCGGCGGCTCGCAGACGGAATGCGCCGTGGCGATGACGATTTTTCCCGAAGAGTCGGAACTTTGCAAAGAATGGGCAAAGCGCGCCGCGGAAGATCTGCGCGCGCGCGGGTATCATACCACGTGCGGAAATCAGGGATACAGGCATCTCTTTTACCGCCTCGCCGAGGCGGGGTACGCGGAGGAACTTTGCCGCCTGCTTCTGAACAAGGAATACCCCGGCTGGGGCTATATGCTCGAACAGGGCGCAACGACGGTATGGGAACGATGGGAATCGGACGTGGGCACGGATATGCACTCTTTCGATCATCCCATGTTCGCCGCCTACGACGGGTTTCTCTTCAACTATCTGGCGGGGATCCGCACGAAAGAATGCGAAAATGCCTTTCAGAAGATCGTCGTCGAGCCTTGTTTCGTAAAGTGCCTGCAAAGCGTTTCGGCATCGCTCGAAACGGTCCGCGGCAAAATTTCCGTCCGTTGGGAAAGAACGGGTAAAACGATCGTGCTGTCCGTAGACACGCCCGCGAACACGCGGCTCGTCGTGCGCGCGGCGGGCAAAGAACTTTGCATGAACGGGCGTTCGGTCCGGGACGGGATCGAACTTACCAACGGTAAATTTATCATAGAAATAGGAGAATGCGATGAAACGAATCAAAAAGTGGTCGGCGCTTGCGATCGGACTGCTGACGGCGGTGTGTATGATGGTCGGCTGTACCGATAAAGGCGCGGGAACGCCCGAGGATACGTTCCCGTACTATCCGCAGAGGACGCAGATGAAAGAGGACGGGCAGTACTACGCGCCCGAAGGCGTAGAATTTCCCGCGTCGCTGTGGCAGACGCCCGCTTCCGAACGATATGAAGCGCTCGACAGAGGCGAGATCAAGGCGTATTTCATTCAGTCCGTCGACGATACGAAAGTATTCTGCTACGTGGGACTGCCCGAAGGCGCGAGCGCGGAAGATCCCGTTCCCGCCGTCGTTCTGGTTCACGGCGCGCTCGGCACGGCGTTTTACGACTGGGTGCGCGCCTGGAACGACCGCGGCTATGCCGCCGTTGCCATGGATACGGAGGGGCGTATGCCGAAAACCGATACGTCTACCTACAACGCCGTATATGAAACGAGCGTCATGCCGCACGGTCCCGCCAACGCGTCGTTTACCGACTGCACGAAACCGATCGGCGAACAGTGGGTTTATCACGCGCTCGCGTCCGTGATCGCCTCAGCCAGTTTTTTAAAGAGTTTTGCGGGCGTTGACAGTTCCCGCATGGGCATTACGGGCGTTTCCTACGGCGGTTTTCTCACCTGTCTTGCGGTGGGGTATGACGACCGTTACGCCTTTGCGGCGCCCGTTTACGGGTGCCTTTCCAACGCGGAAGGGGCGGGCGAATTCGGGAGTTATATCCGCAATAACGAAGGCGCGGACCTGTGGGACGATACGGGCGCGCTCGCGGCAGGCAATGCGCCGATTCTGTTCGTGAACAGCGATACGGACACGCACTTTACACTCGATTCGATGGCGCGGTGCATCCGCGCGGCAAAGTACGGCGCGGCAACCGTCATACCGGGGCTGACGCACGGTCACGCGCAGGGCGCCGAGGTCAGGGAAGTGTTCGCCTTTGCCGACGAAATCTGTTTGAAAAAGACGCCGCTCGTCCGCGTTCTGACCTTCCCCGAAAACGGCGAGATCGGGATCGCCGTGCCCGAAAGCGTAAAGGTTTCCGAGGCTGTACAGCGCTATACTCTTTCGGAAACCGTCGATTCGTCGACCGAGTGGGCGGAAGAAAAAGCCACGCTAAGCGGCGGATACGTATTCGTTTCCGCAGAAAAATACAAACGGCATTATTATATCCTTCTTCGCGACAGCCGCGGTTTATATGCGGCGAGCGTTCTCGTTTGAAAAAACAGGATCGCGGGGCGGCACATTTGCCGCCCCGCTTTTCATATTATTATAGTAAGACTTTGATTACATAACGGTATCTCTCTTTGCGTGCGGAGGGCGGTATTGTTATGTAATTTTTTTGAGGTTCATAAATAATGCCAATCCTACAACGATATTCCAACATTAAAAACGGCGGGATCGTGTTGATCGGAAATACGCTCGGGCTGAGCAAGGCTGCCAATGCGAACGCACCCGGCACGCTCGGTTCCATCGGTGCGTTCGTCAGTTTAGATACGTCGCTGCAAGTGGGCGCGTTTCCCCCGGGGACCACGCTCGATTACACCAAAAACAGTTCGGCGGCTTCCCTGAATCTTCCCGCAGGCAGCAGCGTGCTGTATGCGGAACTGATCTGGGGCGGCCTGTTCCGTTCGAGTGTCAACAATATTTCCAACCTGTTGGATAACGCCGTCACGTTTACGACGCCGCAGGGCGTCAATTCGATCGTCCCCGACACGCAGACGCGGCAGAATTTCAACATCACCAACGACGGGCAGACCGTCGGTTTTTACGTGCGCAGCGCGAATGTGACTTCCCTCGTGAAAACGGCGATGAACGGCACGTATTCGGCGGGCTCGATCCCGTCGCTCATCGAGGCGATCGATTCGCGCACCTCGGAAACCAACCACGCGGGCTGGACTTTGGCAATCGTCTACGAAAATGCGTCGCTGCCCCTGCGCGATCTCACTTTATGGGGCGGCGGCACGGTGGTTTCGCCCTCTTCGGGCAGCACCGACGTGACGCTTACCGATTTTATCACGCCCGACGCCCTTCCCATTGCGGGAAAACTGTTTATATCCGCGCAGGAAGGGGACGCGGTGCTCACGGGTGACAGAATGCTGTTCGGGCCGGATTCGGCTTCGCTCACGCCCGTATCGGGGCCGAACAACCCCGTAGGAAACTTTTTCGCCTCTCAGATCAACGATTCGAACGGCGTACTGGATACGAGCGGGACGTTCGGAACGCGCAACGCGAACGCCGCTGCGGGCACGAATTCGACGGCCTGCCGACAGGGCTGGGACATCACGGCGGTAGACGTTTCGTCCCTTCTTTCCGCGGGAATGACGACTGCCGCCATCCGCTTTACGACCGACGGAGATCTGTACGTCGCCAACGCGCTCGCCTTGCAGATCGACAGCAAAGGCGCGCAGCTCATCGTGCAAAAGAGCGTCGATAAGACCGTTGCGGAAGTCGGGGAAGCCATCGGTTACACCTTGCAGATCACGAATACGGGCAGCATCCGCGCGGAAACGGTGACCGTACAGGATCTTCTTCCCAACGAGGCCGAACTGATCGCGGGCTCGATCACCATAGACGGGGTTCCGTACGGCGGCGCGCTGCCCGTGACTTTCGGGCCTTTGAATGCGGGCGCCACGGCCGTCGTCAAATTTTCCGTCCGTGTGAATTCTTTGCCCGTTTCCAATCCGATCTTCAATATAGCGCAGGCGGATTACACCTTTATCCCGTTCCCGGGCAACGTGGTGACGAGTTCTTCCGATTCCAATTACGTCGCCGTGTATATCGTCCGCATTGCCCTCGACGTCGTCAAGAGCGTGGATAAAGCGTATGCCGTCGCAGGCGAAACGCTGACGTATACTTCCGTCGTGACGAATCACGGAAATCTGCCTCTCACCAATGTGCGATTTACCGATCCGATTCCCGCGGGAACGAGTTTTATCGCGGGTTCCGTCACGGTAAACGGCGTTTCCTTTCCCGCTTACAATCCGTCCGTCGGGTTTCCGCTGCCGAGCCTGGTTCCCGCGCAGAGCGCGATTGTAACGTTTCAAGTCCAAATCAATCCGTAGGAGAAAAAATACAAATGATCATACTCAACCAATCCAACGTAACGTTCGATTACGTTTTGCCCGACCAATCCACGCAGAGCGGCGAACAAAACAGCAACGTCGTGCAAACGGAAGTGCTCTCTTCGTCTGTATCCAAAGTCAAGAGTTCGGATAAAGCCTTTTTGAACGAAGGCGAAACGGCGCGGCAGAAAGTCGTCGTCACGAACAACAGTTCGGCGTATCTTGCCGCACTGATCTTCAAAGACATCATGACTTCGGGCGCAACTTACGTCGCGGGCAGCGTGGCAATCAACGGCGTGGCGCAGCCTTCGTACGACTTGTCCGCGGGCTTCCCGCTTCCCGATCTGCCTGCGGGCGGAAGCGTGACCGTCGAATACACCATTCTTGCCAATAATCCCAAAACGGACAATTCCGTTACCAACAACGGCGCCGTCACGTACACGGTCAACGATCCCGTGCGCGGCCCCGTGACGTATACCGAAAACACCAACCCCGTCACCATCGCTCTGATCTCTACCCGTATGAGCGTGGTCAAGAGCGTGGATAAGGCGTACGCGGTCAGCGGAGAAATTCTGCATTACACTTCTTTGATCACCAATACGGGCACTCTGAACAAAACCAATCTCGTGTTCTATGATCCGATCCCCGCGGGCACGACTTTCGTAGCGGGCAGCGTGAAGATCAACGGCGTGTCCTATCCCGCGTATAACCCCGCGGTCGGGTTCCCTCTGAGCGATCTCGCGGTAGGGCAGAGCGTTACGGTAGAATTCGACGTAAAGGTGGTGTAGCGCTATGAATACGATCGTCAACGTATCGAATGTGACGGATAACGAGGGCGTCTATTACAGCAACCCCGTCACGACGCTCGTTCGCCGCCGTCCGAGATTTACGCCGTATTACTATCCCTGCAGCCGGAGTTGTCAGGATTGCTGCGACTGCTGTTGTTACTGTATGTTTTGCGATTTTTGGTTCTGAGAAAAAGGGAAGCGGTTGAATTTCAACCGCTTCTTTTTTTGCATCGTGACAAGGATAAATTTTGGTAATACATTCCATAAGTGATTATTCGTGAAATAATTGTGAAAAAACATGGAAACTATTTGACAAAATTGTAAAAATAAATGTATAATTAAACACAAACTAGTAGTGTATTCATTTTAAAAACAACCGGTTGTTTTTTCGTTTTCTTGCGTTGCAAGAAAACGAATGATATTGACAGCCGAAATATTTGTTCGACAGCACCGTCAACATCCCCGGGGCGTTCCCGGCTTTTTTGTTAGACGTAAATATTGCAAGAGGTGTTTATGAAAGGAGTCATCCATAAGATTCTCATCACTCTTTTGGCTGTTTCGGCGCTCGTCTGCGTTGCGCTCGGAATCGTAGCCTGCCAGCGGCAGATCAAGGATTCCGTGACCGTCACTTTGATCAGCGAGACGCTCGAAAAAAAAGAGGTCGAGGCCAAGCCCGGCGACCCTCTGCCCGTGCTTTCGGTAGAGGACAGGGATTTCGAGGGGTACTGGACGGACAGCGGCTATCAGGTGCGCTATGAAAACGACGTCGTTCCCGACAAGAACGTAACGCTGTATTATAAGTTGAATCTGCAGTATTACAATCTCGTGCTCGACTACGGAACGAGCGGACAGTTGCATTTTCAACTCCGCCGCGGCGTCAACGAAAAACTGCCCGATATCGCGCCCATGGGCTCGCTTGCGGTCGGATTTTCCAAGACGGAAGACGGCGAGGCGGATTTCCTTCTCGGCGACACTGTCAAAAATCTTGCGGAAAAAGGCGGCACGGCTACTCTCTATGCGCGTTATGAAGTAAAGGACGCGGGCGATTATACCATCGAGAACGGCACCGTCGTCGCATATAACGGCAAGAGCACCTCTCTCACTCTCCCTCTGGGGGCGACAAAGATCGCTGCCGGAGTTTTTACGAACAATAAAAACAGCGAAAAGGTGACTTCCCTCATCGTGCCGGCAACGTATAAAGAGATCGCCTGCGGCGCTTTCGAAGGCTTGACCGCGTTAGAATCGCTTACCGTGCCGTTTATAGGCGGCAGCCGCACGGCGAACCGCTTTTTGGCGTACACGTTCGGCGCAAAGAAATACGACGAGAACACCTATTCTTTCGCAGGCTATACCGACGGCTCTTCGCTCTATATGGGGGACCAGCATTTCGAAAATCAGGTCCTGCCCCTCTCTTTAAAGACGGTGCGCGTCACCGAAAAGACGAAGGAATTTGCCGAGGGCGCCTTTTACAGTGCTTACGCTCTCGAAAACGTTGTGCTTGATTACCCCGAGGCGTTGGACAAGGTCGGCAAATCCGCCTTTGAAAACTGCATTTCTTTCGGCTACAATGCCGCGCTCAGTATTGCGGTCAGTCCCGCCTGGTTGCGTTACGTTAGCACGATCGGCGAAGCGGCGTTCAAATCCTACACGGGCAACACCGAATCTTCCGTCAAGGTGATCTATCCTTACGGCGAACAGTTGCCGAGTTACACCGCAACCCTGATTACATACGCTTATCCTTTCAACAGTTTGAAAACCATTCCGAAACTCGACAATATCGTGAGTGTCGGAAACGAGGCGTTCTATTTTGCCGCCGCGTTGGATTCCTTGGAATTCGGCAACAAATTGAAGACCATAGGCGAGCGCTCGTTCGCCTATACGCTCTCCGTTTCGGGACTGAAATTTCCCGATTCGCTCGAATCGATCGGAAACTTTGCCTTTGCGCTCAACGGCGCGCTGAACATCGAATTCGGCACGGGCATCACCTACATCGGCGTCATGGCGTTCGAGGAATGCTCCAACTTGTCCGAAGTCGTTTTCAAGGGCACGCAGGTTCCCGAACTCGACGGGAAACAGTGTTTCAGCAATACTCTGACCGATAACGGTTCGGATGGCTATAATATCGGATTTGACAGTTTCCGTATTTACGTGCCTACGGCCGCGGCGGAAGAGTACCTGCTCGATCCCGACTGGGCGGAATACACGTCCTATATTTATACGGCGACAGGCAGCCGCGCGCCTGCCTATTGGTCGAAAGACGGTTCCTCGTGGGACGCGAAATTCGAATTTACCGACGGAAGCATCGTGTTCGTGACCGATCCCGAACAAAAATTCATTTCGGAAATCGATTATCTGAATTTCGGTGAAATGACTTACGGCGCAACGTGCGGTACGTATTATCCGATGATGTACGAATTCATCGATGCGGAAACATATGCGAAAAAGGCGTTAGGCAAGAACGCGGGCACGCATGCCAAAGAATTATACGAAAATCAGACGCTTTTGCATCTGTGGCATCCCGAACTCGTCAGTTACGACGGCACGGTCCTCGACGATCTGTATTTTATGATCAGCGATCTTCCTTACGGATATGAGGGCTCCCGCGTCGCTTTGCCCGTACTGGAAAAAACAGGCTATAAAAATGCCGATTTCGGCAGCGCTACTGCGGAAGGCAGTTATGTGATAGGCACCAATGCCTACGGAGTCCCGCAACTGAACAAAGTCATGAGAGACGGCGCGTTCTATTACCTCGACGCGATTCCCGATCCTGCGGGGACGTTCTATTCCCGCATGACCGACGACGACATTTCCTATACTTTCACCTATTTCGACAAAGATTATAAGGTGATCGACGAAAAGGTTTTCGTCCGTTATAATGATGTGACGGCAAGTTGGTCTTCGCCGATTTATCCGAAAAGCGAAGACTACATGACGTTGCAGACCAACGCATATTATAACAATTCCAACGAATTGTATCTGGATGGCAGAGGCGGCGCCATCGTCAGTATAGAAAACGGGAAAGTCAAATATAATTGTTCGGTCATCGAAGATTCGCAGAAGAAATTCGGCGAGGAAGGATATACCGTACGGCTTGTTCAATTCAAATCCGACGGTACGGCGGTATCGGGGCTGGATGGCAGTGCGGTTTTCCGCGACTATATGAACGGAAACTATTCCTGTATCGATTTAACGGTCGGAGAGTTTTCCTATACCATACTGAACGTCACGTATGATTCCGGCTGGTATCGTTATACGTATGATTACGTATCTTCCGTAAAAATCCATATGCCAGAATACAGTACCGACGTAAACGATGATTTTTGGCGTTATACCCGCCTTTCGACCGTCGAGGTTCTCGGAAATATTTCTATCTATATCGTTTCTTTTGACGAGAAAGAAACGATCGCAGCGGCGTATTATCGCGAATACGATGAAGTCAATAATATGATATCGTTCGGCACGGTCGAATACGGCGCAGGCGCGGAGTTTTCTATCACGGACAGCGACGGAAATACCAGGACGGCGCAAACAAAGGATAATCGCGGTTCGTTTAAGATCGGTGAAAAAAATTATATCCGCTACGACGATTCGGAAGACATGACGTTGGTCCTGACCGAAAATTTCTACGGCACCTTGCTATATTACTATACGGTCAAAACGGACGGCTACGGGAATATGTATATTCTCGACGAGCATGACGACGATATCTGCGATATGTATGTGGGCACGTACGACGACTATAACGGTTTTGTTTCAAACGGGGCTTCTTATTACGAACTGATGTTCAGCGGCGTAAAAGTGGATAAGAAAGGCGAGCCCGTCTCGGATGAAACGGTAAATATGTGGATCCTGTATGATTTCGGAACGCTTTCCGCCTGGTCGGACGAGGACAGCGATGCGCAATGGTACGGACAGATCGCCTCGATCTATACCGACCATGAGGAAACGGTGGTCAGCGCATATGACGATTTCGGCTATAAATTATTTGACCTCACCGTAGATATTTACGGAAACACCGAGTATGTACAGTATTCTTATGTGCTCGATATCAAAGGCAATGTAACTTATAAGGCCTTGGAAAAAGGCGATGTGGAATATTTTATTTCCGTTACCAATGCAACCGGGGACGTACTCTATTTTATCGCTTTCGATTCAAACGGCAACGCGATGTATAGCATTCGACGGGAAGAGGGGAGCGATCAATTTGTGATCGTGCGTGACGGAGGACAGTTTATCGAGTCCGGCGTACGCCGCTACGTAGTCGTCGAAACGGAGGATCTGAAAAAACTCTCCGAAGACGGCGCCTCTTTCGGAAAACTGTAAAAGCAGCGCGATAAGCCGCGCTTGTGTAAATCCTGAATCTTTAAAGGAGAGAATAAACGATGAAGGTCAAAAAAATACTTCTGAGATTGCTATTGTGCGTGTTCGTACTTGCCGTACTGTTTGCTGTGGCGGCGTGCGAACCCGCCAAAAAAGATGACGGCGACAAAATTTCGTCTATAGCGATCGAACCCGCTTCGGCGGCTTTGACGGTAGGCGAAGAACTGAATTATGACGATTTTGAAATTACCGTGACTTACGAAGGGAAGAAAGCACCCGAGAAGGTCAAACTTACGGCCGCAATGATTTCCGAAGACGACAAACTTTCATTGTCGGAGATCGGAACGCATTCGCTTACCGTCAACTGTATGGGCGGCACGACGACTCTGCAAGTAACGGTCAATCCTCTGGCAATGGACGTAACCGTGGAAAACGCCTCCGCGGTTTATACGGGCGAGCCCGTCCTTCCTTCAGTGAAAGGCGCTCCCAAGGATGCGAAGATCGAATACACCGTTTACAGCGGCACGAGCGCCG from Candidatus Borkfalkia ceftriaxoniphila includes the following:
- a CDS encoding Ig-like domain-containing protein; amino-acid sequence: MSKKRFGVLLSLAAALILSLSLLTGMLLFARAEGIDAARTNFGFVAVTSADPQGETDKQSVAFVINTNLGENSFNVGSPSTDKVTYTKASGGTRTLKNISYVFDDAVSKLVFAFNEDTVTDGAVVYEVGDTLKIASGFTFKNWDGGDLGIATAKDVTITYTADGWSGDLVSDKVTGAAVSNGDFKTHTINSGNCIIVDFNLTNVAGKGALCDKESGWYATFGNKPQVIFNKIAKYIQLTNGNEVNAFTRIAINNGKIAVTDTIVQEGAVLILRKGLPVYEVGHIDEALNSDYCLGINNYHPVMILQKDLVFQFEGNKWNAVENFATSAEFTNTQAELNSVCVGNYVPLKWKINEGAVEPMPAFTSSDPAIATVDETGVVHGVKEGTVTITAHFLNVSAQIEITVNAESAIKGFTFEIKGAAVKDGKQYLVEYTDRAFDAAFAASRLNATIEYENGTFGDTFDVTAAMISDSKLDLTKEGVSAITVTKDDVSCDVPVYVYEVTKVDALAPDKVVSWGDFLDLWFTDVIDGNESALVETIDFRQKPEYGIDNTIATLRDPATGAGASYELYTIGQVSEKQCILAFNNYKATEPEKFPVGGVLTLNENFRFYRYVDETWIASYKFDGPVSYVWDGAAWQNYVADADDFELAKTELVVPKGASFSPDVKLLPEGSFATLSMTSSAADIVAVEGGKLVAKNVGNAEITLKLGDKTKVLKVNVKAPDSVSLVVANDRTFYVAQNGTFDVSKVKVQIDYGDGFLSDEIALTDATAVFTLDTASAGRKNVEIECTLKVNGVDIEAKVTVSVDVQPVVETYPDNLTCNDDNAWSGTTILIYFQKTFPNQANVYPKDLTEEEGKTITDFVTYTREGATVTVDNPGYLTNMLAFTPKIDGVAITEYKTGDTITLKKGLCFYKWFGETDGTNTPKGDGDFVKVGEIKYDVVIRYNAQGKFAWNIAPADGRVLEEIVEVGLGETHASNVETIPSYATNGEWFFTEENDKIAKVNANGLISGKGIGETTVTATLKTSDGTIVKTVTYKVKVTDAVAGLKLTSDKAIRLDLGAELDVASLIEKFGLKGTVVLASGAEGDSVDLTKARVTGYDADTSGEQTLTFRLTVDGKSVTGTIAIQVGKAGGCGSSVAAVSSAAAALLLGAAAIVLLKKKKA
- a CDS encoding alpha-L-rhamnosidase, yielding MEIYDLRTEGRQEPLGIDAAHPAFSWKIRGENVFQQTYRIRVDYSEEAALSKTGEAWDSGTIVSDATSGVCYEGTPLKEHGQYVWTVEVNGALSSPARFEVSYLGEPMPCARWIGMPLSYAGGTDVVRLDFSARKPVRRARFYVAALGTGRCYCNGKLAEDSYFNGSVSVYRKKVYYSVYAPEIREGRNALCMEIGYGFYGAKKMKGELFVEYADGSCETVPTVAGRLWNVTGGAVTENSIYGGEVYDARRERDWFSPDYAVSTSEFVAAYCTDAPEGKLCSNPLPPVAVSESFAPLYVRGMGGGRYLADAGKNISGRLKITVRAERGAKITLRYAEIISGESRVNRANLRTAKSRDVYIAAGKEEETYAPCFTYHGFRYAEIVTEGNVEILGVTAQQMRTAVTPAGEFACSDECLSRLHEMAFLTEANNLHGVFTDCPQRDERLGWLNDLSSRVFESVCNFDLSVFLPNFVDMISDSQDDTGAFGDTVPFTVGSDTADAVDAFQLLALVAYGFYGDRRVLEKNYESFCRWNEKLAGFVKGGVCEWGIYGDWCPAFAYSNGGDGTHSAMVTPKFMGAAYYLWNLSLTQKIAEILGKNEDAERWGALFAEGKRAFFEKYVKDGVIGGGSQTECAVAMTIFPEESELCKEWAKRAAEDLRARGYHTTCGNQGYRHLFYRLAEAGYAEELCRLLLNKEYPGWGYMLEQGATTVWERWESDVGTDMHSFDHPMFAAYDGFLFNYLAGIRTKECENAFQKIVVEPCFVKCLQSVSASLETVRGKISVRWERTGKTIVLSVDTPANTRLVVRAAGKELCMNGRSVRDGIELTNGKFIIEIGECDETNQKVVGACDRTADGGVYDGRLYR
- a CDS encoding alpha/beta hydrolase family protein; the encoded protein is MKRIKKWSALAIGLLTAVCMMVGCTDKGAGTPEDTFPYYPQRTQMKEDGQYYAPEGVEFPASLWQTPASERYEALDRGEIKAYFIQSVDDTKVFCYVGLPEGASAEDPVPAVVLVHGALGTAFYDWVRAWNDRGYAAVAMDTEGRMPKTDTSTYNAVYETSVMPHGPANASFTDCTKPIGEQWVYHALASVIASASFLKSFAGVDSSRMGITGVSYGGFLTCLAVGYDDRYAFAAPVYGCLSNAEGAGEFGSYIRNNEGADLWDDTGALAAGNAPILFVNSDTDTHFTLDSMARCIRAAKYGAATVIPGLTHGHAQGAEVREVFAFADEICLKKTPLVRVLTFPENGEIGIAVPESVKVSEAVQRYTLSETVDSSTEWAEEKATLSGGYVFVSAEKYKRHYYILLRDSRGLYAASVLV